A stretch of the Glycine soja cultivar W05 chromosome 13, ASM419377v2, whole genome shotgun sequence genome encodes the following:
- the LOC114381428 gene encoding nucleotide-sugar uncharacterized transporter 1-like, with amino-acid sequence MVLMWKTTSITLIFLAAMSPCLDPPAVLSFGWNFINTLGILTSAFLGFLLQWSGALALGATSAVLHVVLEQFKTCIILLGNYYLFGFNPGIISICGAFAAIADSNLTILGVDGLCSNTIYYQSRTRIQWFYYTWQLLLKLEYLYVNE; translated from the exons ATGGT GTTGATGTGGAAAACAACAtctattactttaatttttcttgcTGCTATGTCACCCTGCTTAGACCCTCCTGCTGTACTTTCCTTTGGTTGGAACTTCATTAACACATTGGGGATACTCACATCAGCCTTTCTTGGATTTTTGCTTCAGTGGTCTGGTGCTTTAGCGCTAGG TGCTACATCTGCGGTCTTGCATGTTGTTCTTGAGCAGTTTAAGACATGCATTATCCTCCTGGGAAACTATTATCTATTTGGATTCAATCCCGGCATAATTAGTATCTGTGGAGCATTTGCGGCTATTGCTG ATTCCAATCTGACCATTTTGGGTGTTGATGGCTTATGTTCAAATACAATATATTATCAAAGCCGTACTAGGATACAATGGTTCTATTACACATGGCAACTGCTGCTCAAGTTGGAATATCTATATGTAAATGAATGA
- the LOC114381317 gene encoding auxin efflux carrier component 2-like — protein MITGKDIYDVFAAIVPLYVAMILAYGSVRWWKIFTPDQCSGINRFVAVFAVPLLSFHFISSNDPYAMNYHFIAADSLQKVVILGALFLWNTFTKHGSLDWTITLFSLSTLPNTLVMGIPLLKAMYGDFSGSLMVQIVVLQSVIWYTFMLFMFEYRGAKLLITEQFPETAGSITSFRVDSDVVSLNGREPLQTDAEIGEDGKLHVVVKRSAASSMISSFNKSHLTSMTPRASNLTGVEIYSVQSSREPTPRASSFNQTDFYAMFASKAPSPKHGYTNSFQSNGGIGDVYSLQSSKGATPRTSNFEEEMLKMHKKRGGRSMSGELFNGGLVSSNYPPPNPMFSGSTSAGGPKKKDSSGGGAAAAPNTNKELHMFVWSSSASPVSEGNLRHAVNRAASTDFGTVDPSKAVPHETVASKAVHELIENMSPGRRGNGDQRELEMDEGAKFAISGSPYTTCQNQKKVDMEDGNNANKNQQMPPASVMTRLILIMVWRKLIRNPNTYSSLLGLTWSLISFRWHIEMPTIVKGSISILSDAGLGMAMFSLGLFMALQPKIIACGKSVAAFSMAVRFLTGPAVIAATSIGIGLRGVLLHVAIVQAALPQGIVPFVFAKEYNLHADILSTAVIFGMLIALPITILYYVLLGV, from the exons ATGATCACCGGTAAGGATATTTATGATGTTTTCGCGGCTATTGTGCCCCTCTACGTGGCTATGATATTAGCATATGGCTCAGTTCGGTGGTGGAAAATTTTCACACCTGATCAATGTTCTGGCATAAACCGCTTTGTTGCCGTGTTCGCAGTTCCACTTCTTTCCTTCCACTTCATCTCCTCCAATGACCCTTATGCTATGAACTACCACTTCATAGCAGCTGATTCTCTTCAAAAAGTTGTCATTTTGGGTGCTCTTTTTCTATGGAACACCTTCACAAAACATGGTAGCCTAGACTGGACCATCACCCTCTTCTCACTTTCAACTCTTCCAAACACACTTGTTATGGGAATCCCTCTATTGAAGGCCATGTATGGGGACTTTTCAGGGAGCCTCATGGTCCAAATTGTGGTGTTGCAAAGTGTCATATGGTACACCTTCATGTTGTTCATGTTTGAATATAGAGGTGCAAAACTCCTCATCACAGAACAGTTCCCTGAGACTGCAGGCTCCATTACCTCCTTCAGGGTTGACTCAGATGTTGTCTCACTCAATGGTAGAGAGCCACTGCAAACAGATGCTGAGATAGGAGAAGATGGAAAACTTCACGTGGTGGTTAAAAGATCAGCAGCTTCTTCTATGATATCTTCCTTCAACAAGTCCCATTTAACTTCCATGACACCAAGAGCATCTAACCTCACTGGGGTTGAGATCTATTCTGTTCAGTCATCAAGAGAACCAACCCCAAGAGCTTCAAGTTTTAATCAAACAGATTTCTATGCCATGTTTGCAAGCAAGGCACCCAGTCCAAAACATGGCTACACGAACAGCTTCCAGAGTAATGGTGGCATTGGTGATGTTTACTCGTTGCAGTCTTCAAAAGGGGCAACGCCAAGGACTTCGAATTTTGAAGAGGAGATGTTGAAGATGCACAAGAAGAGAGGAGGGAGGAGCATGAGTGGCGAGTTGTTTAATGGTGGGTTGGTTTCTTCTAATTACCCGCCTCCGAATCCAATGTTTTCAGGGTCTACAAGTGCCGGTGGCCCCAAGAAGAAAGATAGCAGTGGTGGCGGTGCTGCTGCTGCACCTAACACTAACAAGGAGTTACACATGTTTGTTTGGAGTTCAAGTGCATCACCAGTTTCTGAGGGGAATCTGAGACATGCAGTTAATAGAGCTGCCTCTACTGACTTTGGAACTGTCGATCCTTCTAAGGCTGTTCCACACGAAACTGTTGCCTCAAAAG CTGTTCATGAATTGATTGAGAACATGAGTCCTGGTCGTAGAGGGAACGGAGATCAGAGGGAGCTTGAAATGGATGAAGGAGCCAAATTTGCCATAAGTGGATCTCCATACACCACCTGCCAGAACCAGAAGAAGGTGGACATGGAAGATGGCAATAATGCAAACAAAAACCAACAGATGCCACCTGCAAGTGTCATGACAAGACTCATCCTCATCATGGTTTGGAGAAAACTCATAAGAAATCCTAATACTTACTCCAGTCTTTTGGGACTTACATGGTCTCTCATATCATTTAG GTGGCACATTGAAATGCCAACTATTGTAAAAGGTTCCATCTCAATACTGTCTGATGCTGGTCTGGGAATGGCCATGTTCAGTCTAG GTCTGTTCATGGCATTACAACCCAAGATCATTGCCTGTGGAAAATCTGTGGCAGCATTTTCTATGGCTGTTAGGTTCTTGACAGGTCCAGCTGTGATTGCTGCAACTTCAATAGGCATTGGACTCCGTGGAGTTCTTTTGCATGTTGCAATTGTCCAG GCTGCACTTCCCCAAGGTATCGTTCCCTTTGTGTTCGCCAAAGAATACAATCTCCATGCAGATATACTTAGTACTGC GGTTATATTTGGGATGCTAATTGCATTGCCCATAACCATACTCTACTACGTGCTGCTTGGAGTCTAA
- the LOC114382501 gene encoding probable WRKY transcription factor 17 — protein sequence MTVDLVGAAKMGMEENIAIQEAASAGLKSMEHLIRVLSSQIPSSASSSSNAHHHRLNLNHLDCTEITDFTVSKFKQVINLLNRTGHARFRRAPSHPSPSTSLPSQPQPQPQPQPYALTLDFAKPVMLKSNPNPNPSSTDLSVSQYSKTKDTTTFSISPPVSTTTSSFMSSITADGSVSDGKIGPAIIAAGKPPLSSSHRKRCHDATLSAGKASSSAHCHCSKRRKSRVKRMIRVPAISSKIADIPVDEYSWRKYGQKPIKGSPYPRGYYKCSSVRGCPARKHVERAQDDPNMLIVTYEGEHRHPQPRLPETAAGAGAGGTFAAHPV from the exons ATGACAGTAGATCTGGTAGGTGCTGCCAAGATGGGGATGGAGGAGAATATAGCGATACAAGAAGCAGCTTCCGCTGGGTTGAAGAGTATGGAGCATCTGATTCGTGTGCTTTCTTCTCAAATCCCTTCTTCTGCTTCGTCTTCTTCTAACGCACACCACCACCGTCTTAATCTCAACCACCTTGACTGCACCGAAATCACCGACTTCACTGTCTCCAAGTTCAAACAAGTCATCAACTTGTTGAATCGCACGGGACACGCTCGCTTTCGTCGCGCACCTTCTCATCCTTCTCCTTCtacttctcttccttctcaacCTCAACCTcaaccacaaccacaaccatatGCACTGACTCTTGATTTCGCAAAACCTGTTATGCTAAAGTCAAATCCCAACCCTAACCCTTCTTCTACCGATTTGTCGGTTTCTCAATATTCTAAGACCAAGGACACCACCACCTTTAGTATATCTCCTCCCGtgtccaccaccacctcctcaTTCATGTCCTCCATCACCGCCGACGGAAGTGTCTCCGACGGAAAGATCGGCCCCGCCATCATCGCTGCCGGCAAGCCTCCTCTCTCCTCATCCCACCGGAAAAGGTGTCACGACGCCACCCTCTCTGCCGGAAAAGCCTCTTCCTCCGCTCACTGCCATTGCTCCAAGAGAAg aaaatctcGTGTGAAACGAATGATACGTGTGCCGGCGATAAGTTCGAAGATTGCCGATATCCCAGTGGACGAGTACTCATGGCGAAAGTATGGTCAAAAACCAATCAAAGGTTCACCTTACCCGCG AGGGTATTACAAGTGCAGTAGCGTGAGAGGGTGTCCGGCGAGGAAGCACGTTGAGCGAGCCCAGGATGACCCCAACATGCTCATCGTTACCTACGAGGGAGAGCACCGTCATCCGCAACCGCGTCTGCCGGAAACTGCTGCCGGTGCCGGCGCCGGCGGGACTTTTGCCGCTCATCCTGTTTAA